A single Argentina anserina chromosome 7, drPotAnse1.1, whole genome shotgun sequence DNA region contains:
- the LOC126801652 gene encoding uncharacterized protein LOC126801652: MMNTVRVELTNSISPNLSWKVSKGYRSAPRRRKPVDKCLKLGVEPAIKSTKISSETTVSESEKLGVAVLGRRFSDKIEHVPIKKRRLMVRSPSPPPHLSSQLPGDNQPGLDHRRASYQKSCSKSNAKKDVTKSDTSSVTSLTHSAVTLNESLTEPANEKPGYGEDFSGIEILAAAACNNSIHDDVGEELSREGTNSSTSARPLEKIVVSFSSTITDSEISEGRDASAEAIHYSPKDAVHEDKLGNSSLEDSMVKTNTGDGDDPAVASSKDVRFHWDLNVCMDAWGEPCDPVMVDPQANTLDNISIDRQTEKQPVSHDVDVHGSIAAKNQKMLPVFEDMEQGLKASPDLEISYRKCGVADNALGSSKDAGVVTNNSDLVVSMDGCGDITCVPSDNVVGTSPLPLEKNGTQSTRFGEQLGENVHSGNMQVETPAITCVPNVEGVSCEMGSTVVDDDGKGSGATSSSHDDPKSPEDMTPVESCHLQKSFPEDKPVGKTEDLIKPASYASAGEGPSLVNLIAKDQVEAASQTFTVNSQQNAGFLEGTAKSSRGAAKATAAEACPSHEQCHYGNGTRGSRVTTVDSYGVNSNLNDKDHMVANKPPLEQEVGYDSQYEDGELRESDVPYWEENEFDEVEHVDYGSDTCDTDAADGSVSGKVEGSEFCGIESRNSNMNVQVVRGLSLGSDNICGKVEHSVTGNALGQSSVGSKTRTSGSEQLPGDSEASSNRTAEATEGCTIRKHTGDSFYDLDGKDPAKVDGPLTSDTLNRMGTSCRRRYGNFDFSTRSGEVASDYSLGKERSDSRMLGKSLGGVRLVNPSRSCWDSKRHGSPPYRGSFGSDRPRPRSGIESDEYAMDPDDTFSDAAEVAGVHSRVRRPAMSYNSNRSYQPTFRRRSPDTHRGMIPMRDISPDRRRLRRYPLGAGRGIRDYHRPIPEELNDSSFNGPRRITRREPSASPPGRGPYYGRPRFQSRGRSRSPLAWERNEVSRHCGSRSPDYRFDGKLERGRAPFQKNSFGPKYEPRFISPPKRRFSPQHHARWFDDHNGAGDHNFRGRRGGGRRFQPGPRFDSVCSRRVDSDDYFEPNVRPRFSELNSGGRECRFEGSDEDRRKPERRFEIIQRVRRYDTDGVVRQFRYDGEDRFASRNAQDCNTQNLDNCDNNRGADRRPRDVYLGEPQQQQQIEKRRGN; encoded by the exons ATGATGAATACAGTACGTGTAGAACTTACAAATTCTATCAGTCCGAATTTGAGTTGGAAGGTCTCTAAGGGTTACAGAAGTGCACCAAGGCGAAGGAAACCGGTTGATAAATGTCTAAAATTGGGTGTGGAACCGGCAATTAAGAGCACTAAAATTTCTTCTGAAACAACTGTTTCTGAATCAGAGAAG CTTGGTGTGGCTGTACTTGGAAGACGGTTCAGTGACAAAATTGAGCATGTGCCGATTAAGAAAAGAAGACTTATGGTCCGCTCTCCTTCACCACCTCCTCACTTATCTTCTCAATTACCTGGAGACAATCAACCAGGTCTGGATCATCGACGTGCTTCATATCAGAAATCATGTTCTAAATCAAATGCCAAAAAGGATGTAACCAAGAGTGATACTTCTTCAGTGACTAGTTTAACTCATAGCGCTGTTACTCTTAATGAGAGTTTAACTGAGCCAGCAAATGAAAAGCCTGGTTATGGGGAGGACTTCTCTGGTATTGAGATATTGGCTGCTGCTGCCTGCAACAATAGCATACATGATGATGTAGGTGAAGAGTTATCACGGGAGGGTACAAATTCCTCAACCTCTGCAAGGCCCTTGGAGAAAATTGTTGTGTCGTTTTCCTCAACGATAACTGATTCAGAGATATCAGAAGGAAGAGATGCATCAGCGGAAGCAATACATTATTCCCCTAAAGATGCAGTACATGAAGACAAATTAGGGAATTCTTCTCTTGAGGATAGTATGGTTAAAACTAATACTGGTGATGGAGATGACCCAGCAGTAGCGTCTTCAAAGGATGTTAGGTTTCACTGGGATCTTAATGTTTGTATGGATGCTTGGGGAGAGCCTTGTGATCCTGTAATGGTTGATCCTCAAGCCAATACTTTAGACAACATCTCTATTGATAGACAGACAGAAAAGCAGCCAGTTTCACATGATGTTGATGTGCATGGATCCATAGCAGCTAAGAATCAGAAAATGTTGCCTGTGTTTGAAGACATGGAACAGGGATTGAAAGCATCCCCTGACTTAGAAATAAGTTATCGTAAATGTGGTGTGGCTGATAATGCTTTAGGATCTTCAAAAGATGCAGGTGTGGTTACAAACAATTCCGATCTGGTTGTCAGCATGGATGGATGTGGTGATATTACCTGTGTTCCCTCTGATAATGTTGTAGGCACAAGTCCCCTGCCTTTGGAAAAGAATGGGACACAATCTACTAGATTTGGTGAACAATTGGGTGAAAATGTCCATTCAGGAAACATGCAGGTCGAAACCCCTGCTATAACATGTGTGCCTAATGTGGAGGGGGTTTCTTGTGAGATGGGCAGCACTGTTGTGGATGATGATGGTAAGGGCTCTGGTGCAACATCCAGCTCCCATGATGATCCAAAATCTCCTGAAGACATGACACCTGTTGAGAGTTGTCACTTACAGAAGAGTTTTCCAGAGGACAAGCCTGTAGGCAAAACAGAAGATCTTATCAAGCCTGCATCATATGCATCTGCTGGTGAAGGCCCCTCTTTGGTAAATTTAATCGCAAAGGATCAGGTTGAAGCTGCATCTCAGACTTTTACTGTTAATTCTCAACAAAATGCTGGGTTTCTAGAAGGAACAGCTAAATCTTCCAGGGGTGCCGCCAAGGCTACAGCAGCTGAGGCCTGTCCCTCCCATGAGCAATGCCACTATGGTAATGGTACTAGAGGAAGTAGAGTCACTACAGTAGATTCTTATGGTGTCAACTCTAACTTAAACGATAAGGATCACATGGTTGCCAACAAACCACCTTTGGAACAGGAGGTGGGCTATGATTCTCAGTATGAAGATGGGGAGTTGAGGGAGTCAGATGTACCTTATTGGGAGGAGAATGAATTTGACGAAGTTGAACATGTTGATTATGGTTCTGATACATGTGACACTGATGCTGCTGATGGCTCTGTATCTGGAAAAGTGGAAGGCAGTGAATTTTGCGGGATAGAATCTAGGAACAGTAACATGAATGTACAGGTCGTGCGAGGATTGAGCTTAGGTTCTGATAATATTTGTGGAAAAGTTGAGCATTCTGTGACTGGAAATGCTTTGGGACAATCTTCAGTGGGTTCAAAGACGCGAACATCTGGTTCTGAACAATTGCCTGGTGATTCAGAAGCTTCTTCAAACAGAACTGCAGAAGCAACTGAGGGCTGCACAATAAGGAAACATACTGGTGATAGCTTTTATGATCTTGATGGGAAAGATCCTGCTAAAGTGGATGGACCATTGACATCTGATACCTTGAATAGGATGGGAACTTCATGCCGGAGGAG GTATGGCAATTTTGATTTCTCCACTCGCTCGGGGGAGGTCGCTTCTGATTATTCCCTAGGAAAGGAAAGATCCGATTCACGTATGCTTGGTAAGAGTTTGGGAGGTGTTCGTTTGGTCAATCCTTCTAGGAGTTGTTGGGATTCCAAACGCCATGGATCACCACCTTATCGTGGTTCTTTTGGTTCTGATCGCCCTAGACCAAGAAGTGGCATAGAAAGTGATGAATATGCAATGGATCCAGATGATACATTTTCAGATGCGGCAGAGGTCGCAGGAGTTCACAGTCGTGTTCGCAGGCCTGCTATGAGTTATAATTCAAATCGTTCTTATCAGCCCACATTCAGAAGAAGATCCCCAGATACACACAGGGGAATGATACCTATGAGAGATATAAGTCCTGATAGGAGGAGGTTACGAAGATATCCACTAGGGGCTGGTAGAGGCATTCGGGATTACCACAGGCCTATCCCTGAAGAGCTGAACGACAGTTCTTTTAATGGGCCGCGTCGTATTACCAGGAGAGAACCAAGTGCATCTCCCCCTGGCAGAGGACCTTATTATGGTAGACCTAGGTTCCAGTCTAGAGGCAGAAGTCGCTCTCCTCTTGCGTGGGAACGGAATGAAGTTTCTAGACATTGTGGTAGCAGGTCACCTGATTATAGATTTGATGGTAAATTGGAGAGGGGGAGAGCGCCCTTTCAGAAGAACAGTTTCGGACCAAAGTATGAACCAAGGTTCATTTCCCCACCAAAACGCCGGTTTTCCCCACAACACCATGCAAGATGGTTTGATGATCATAATGGTGCTGGAGATCATAATTTCAGAGGTAGGAGAGGAGGTGGAAGAAGATTCCAACCAGGCCCAAGGTTTGATTCAGTGTGTTCTAGGAGAGTGGATTCAGACGATTATTTTGAACCCAATGTTCGTCCAAGATTCTCAGAGTTGAACAGTGGTGGTAGGGAATGTAGATTCGAGGGCAGTGACGAAGATAGAAGGAAGCCTGAAAGAAGATTTGAAATCATTCAGCGGGTGAGGCGTTATGATACTGATGGTGTTGTGCGTCAGTTCCGGTATGATGGAGAAGATCGGTTTGCATCACGCAATGCACAGGACTGTAACACACAGAACTTGGATAACTGTGATAATAATAGGGGTGCTGATCGACGACCCCGGGATGTTTACCTAGGAGAGccgcagcagcagcaacagaTAGAGAAGAGAAGGGGTAATTAA
- the LOC126801677 gene encoding ferric reduction oxidase 2-like, whose amino-acid sequence MKTTIGSMMMLLLMVVFVGYTMIWIMMPTNTYYLHWLPDIHAKTDSTYFGQQGAGILVYTFPVLFTATLGCLLLHLRNKTADNNNQRYLLSLVFSSWKRPVLVKGPLGIVSWIELSFLAMFIALLVWSISSYLHGMFATITLQAAAKREHVWQAKLESTAVMLGLVGNICLAFLFFPVARGSSILQLVGLTSEASIKYHIWLGHLVMTIFTAHGLCYLIYWACTSQISQVLKWEKIGISNVAGEVALLAGLAMWATSFPRIRRKIFELFFYTHHLYIVFVVFFVFHVGFSYSCIMLPAFYLFIIDRLLRFLQSQQRIRLISARVLPCEAVELSFSKIPGLGYSPTSMMFLNVPAIFKIQWHPFTITSSSNMDPDTLSVVIKSKGSWTRSLYQKFASSSTCPIDRLGVSVEGPYGPASNNLLRHDTIVMVSGGSGITPMISIIRELLYQASGSEKKTPQILLITAFKKSLDLTLLDLILPASGTNLDISCLKLQIEAYVTRENQPAAHNKKPLQTMWFKPDPLDSAVSAVLGQNSWLWLGVIISVSFIIFLMLMGILTQYYIYPIDHNSDLIYSASYRSALNMLLLCVSIATTATAVFLWNKKQNTKEMGRIQDIDTQPQIATSPSAGIYNADRELESLPHQSFVQTTNVHYGTRPDLHRILLNCEGSSIGVFVSGPRKMRQEVAAICSSPSVHNLHYHSMSFSW is encoded by the exons ATGAAGACCACTATTGGATCAATGATGATGTTGCTTTTGATGGTAGTCTTTGTGGGTTACACTATGATTTGGATCATGATGCCTACAAATACTTACTATCTGCACTGGCTGCCAGACATTCATGCAAAAACAGACTCCACATATTTTGGGCAGCAAG GTGCAGGCATACTTGTTTACACATTTCCGGTCCTATTTACTGCCACTTTGGGGTGTTTATTGCTTCATTTAAGAAATAAAACTGCAGATAATAACAACCAAAGGTACCTTCTTTCTCTTGTTTTT TCATCATGGAAACGACCAGTGCTGGTGAAAGGCCCTCTTGGGATTGTTTCATGGATTGAGCTCTCCTTTCTGGCAATGTTCATTGCTCTACTAGTCTGGTCCATCTCTTCTTACTTGCATGGGATGTTTGCAACCATCACCCTACAAGCTGCTGCAAAGCGAGAGCATGt GTGGCAAGCAAAGTTAGAAAGTACAGCAGTAATGCTAGGCCTAGTTGGGAACATCTGTCTAGCCTTTCTCTTCTTCCCGGTGGCACGAGGTTCTTCAATTCTGCAGCTCGTTGGTCTTACTTCAGAAGCAAGTATCAAGTACCATATCTGGCTCGGCCATCTTGTCATGACTATCTTCACAGCTCACGGTTTATGTTACCTCATATATTGGGCCTGCACAAGTCAAATTTCACAG GTGCTCAAATGGGAGAAGATTGGAATATCAAATGTGGCTGGAGAAGTGGCATTGCTGGCTGGATTAGCCATGTGGGCTACAAGCTTCCCTCGTATAAGACGCAAGATCTTCGAGCTCTTTTTCTACACTCATCACCTCTACATTGTCTTTGTTGTCTTCTTCGTGTTCCATGTGGGCTTCTCCTACTCTTGCATAATGCTTCCAGCCTTCTACCTCTTCATCATTGATCGCCTCCTGCGTTTCTTGCAATCCCAACAAAGAATACGCCTCATTTCAGCCCGGGTCCTGCCTTGTGAGGCTGTTGAGTTGAGCTTCTCCAAGATCCCAG GACTTGGCTATTCTCCAACAAGCATGATGTTTCTGAATGTGCCTGCCATTTTCAAGATACAATGGCACCCTTTCACTATTACTTCAAGCAGCAATATGGATCCTGATACCCTAAGTGTAGTCATTAAAAGCAAAGGAAGCTGGACTCGAAGTTTGTACCAGAAGTTTGCATCATCAAGCACTTGTCCAATAGACCGCCTTGGGGTCTCAGTTGAAGGACCTTATGGACCTGCCTCAAACAACCTTCTAAG GCACGATACAATAGTGATGGTGAGTGGAGGAAGCGGCATTACTCCAATGATATCCATAATCCGAGAACTCCTATATCAAGCCAGTGGCTCAGAAAAGAAGACTCCACAAATTCTACTCATAACTGCCTTCAAAAAATCACTTGATCTCACCTTGTTAGATCTCATCCTTCCAGCTTCAGGCACAAACTTGGACATTTCTTGCTTAAAATTGCAGATTGAAGCTTACGTGACAAGAGAGAACCAACCCGCAGCACATAACAAGAAGCCTCTGCAAACAATGTGGTTCAAACCAGACCCACTGGATTCAGCAGTTTCAGCAGTATTAGGCCAAAACAGCTGGCTTTGGCTTGGAGTGATCATATCCGTGTCTTTCATCATTTTCCTCATGCTAATGGGAATCCTCACACAATATTACATATACCCCATCGACCACAACTCTGATCTGATATACTCTGCCTCTTATAGATCTGCCTTAAACATGTTATTGCTATGCGTTTCCATAGCCACAACTGCCACTGCAGTTTTCCTATGgaacaagaaacaaaacacaaaGGAGATGGGACGGATTCAAGACATAGACACACAGCCACAGATTGCTACTTCACCAAGTGCTGGAATTTACAATGCTGACAGAGAACTCGAAAGCCTTCCCCACCAGTCCTTTGTCCAAACTACAAACGTGCACTATGGCACACGGCCAGATCTTCATA GGATATTATTGAACTGCGAAGGATCAAGCATCGGGGTTTTTGTTAGCGGACCAAGGAAGATGAGGCAAGAAGTGGCTGCAATATGTTCATCCCCGTCAGTTCATAACCTACATTACCATTCCATGAGTTTCAGCTGGTAG